The DNA sequence AGTGTACAAATGTTTAGGAGTGTTCTATTGTAAACTTAGTATACAAATGTTTAGGGGTGTACTGTTGTGAACTTAGTATACACTTGTTTAGGAGTGTTCTGTTGTGTTTGGTATACAATTGTTTAGGGGTGTCCTGATTGTGAGTTTGGTTTGTTGGAGGTGTTCTGAACATATTTTGGCTTCCTGAAAGGGAATTCCAAAGACATACTGTATCCTGGACAAAATaccatatacaatgtataactacttgttttgtattttaaaactttgaaatttAAACTCTTCGCGTGTGTCAGAACCTTGGCCTAGGACTTGTACGAAGTTATTGATACTTTAATAAAACACAGAGGACCTTTGAAGATATCGTCTTTCTCTAAAGAGGTTTCAGAATATAGTTTACCTTAGTTTGTCCCTCGGACGGCTCTTCAATTCAATGTGCATTTGATTTAATTCATTTCAATTATATAATTATGACCAGATGTGGACCGGCATTTATACGTTTTCTCCTGTTTTCGTATTGAGGAGATACTTGCAAGTCTTGATAAATGTAGCATCCGACTAATCTTTTAACTGTATTTTCTATTTGGCTATGCCACAAACTGTCTTGTCGAATGTGAGTGATCCCTTCTTCACTAACAGCACTAAGAATTAATTACGTTTTGTGTAAGGAATACTTTGGCGCGTGAAGAGAATTGCTATCTGAATTGAATCTCAATTTCTCCAAAACCATTCTTCGGCACTGTCTCCTTGTTGTTATTTGTCTTTGTTGAGACACTGCGAAGCTGCAATGGGAAATAAATACAACGACATCATGATTGATAGGAAAAggaattcacacattgttccactgtttttaattcTATATCAACGGAATCGCAGCGTTCTATTTGAGTGAAATCTATCCACGCAGTGGAAGTCATTAGTGTGTTGATAAGTCACGTCCTTTGACGGGATCTCGCGGGATCTGACAAGCTGTGCTGGTGACACGTTGTCTGTCTTCTTCACAGCTCGCAGTCTTCTGAACAGCAGGTACCTATTGTTCATTACAAGAAACAATACTAATATACACACACTTCATTCTATGAAAGCGGCCATGGCGCTAAGACTGTCTGTATATATGAGAGTTAGAATAGTCTGAGCGCCGTGATCGCTTTGTGATATGGGGACCAGTGGTGTAAGATTTTGTATTTACGCATTGATAACAGCACAGCACCACTATGATTTACCCACTCATATTTCTCACAGTAACAGGAttgttaacatgttttgttCGAAACGTATTGTTAACGTTGAATTCAACATTTCCTTTACTggcggggcagtggggtagactAGTAGTGAAAGTGCTCGATTATCGCGCCGATgaccggttcgattcccaacgtgGGCACGCCGTGTGAAgcctctgccgtgatattgctagaatattcctaaaagcgacgtaaaatgtaaactcactcactcagtcactctttcACTGGCCCCATTCATAACAAGATCAGCATAAGACGACTTGGCGCCGGGAATGCTGCAGGCCAACCCTACTCCTGAAGTCACATCCAGGAAGTGGAAGACACATTTATAGAGCGggtatatttttcaatattctgaaATTTCTCATATGACGTCAGTGATACGTGGAGTGAAAGCGACATATGGTATCTGCGGTAAAGAGAGGGTGCACTTGTATCTGTGGCATAACCTTATCATAATGACATTTCATTCAttaaacattgaaatatttgaatatgaCGTCACGAGACAATATCTTGCCAGCTGCACTATTTAGTTCTTGACGAAAACAGTCTAAAACATAGAAATTTATTATTtccataaatgttgtttttgtgttgtggcAACTTTTGCAATAATGCATTTGAAATACAATAGGCCTGAGGTAATATCTGTAGGATGAACATGTCTTGATGGTGTAGCCACACAGTTTCCTCTAGTTTATCGGGCACTGTTACCGTTATCAACATACGACTGTGGCACAACTTTGAACACCGCCTGAAGCTGATGATGACAAAGAAAGGTGCGATACTTTAATGGACGGCAACTTCTATATTATATCATAATGCGACGTTGTAAAGCAAAATTCTTATGCCGCAGTTttgtcttgcttgacaacactGTAAGTATCTTTGCCGAAACGTCGCGTTTGTTCTCCATAAAAGTGTCGCACCTTTCTTTGAACAACGATCTcttagtcaagcatgtccttGCAATACAGGTTAACCTTACATCTCTGATAAAATACTTGAACCCGCTCCACGTGTATGTGTGCTGTATGCTGTGTTTCATGCGCTCACCATTTGCAATTCACCTGTGCTTTTTGAGTGTTTCATGTGTGGTGCTTCAAGACTGTTACACGTGTGTTTCATGTGTACTCCATGAGTGTGTGCCCTATGGTCGTTTTACGTGTGTTTTCTTCTTGAGTGTGCGCTACATGTAATGAGAGTGTCATTTGACCAGATGACTGCTACACCGTCACCTGTTTATCTGGAGACTCCCACCCGTGACTCATCATTAGCAGAGAATGAATTCCTGTAAACACTGACCGAAAGTGTGTGAAACAAGCCAACTGCTGACACGACAAACATCTGACCGGGGACCGATTCAATAATACATATGACATGATTCAGTATAGATGTACGATAGATATAGTACGTTGGGCTGCTCCAACAATCAACAATACATCGCTGCATAGGGAGAGGGGGAAGTGGGAAACAGAAGGAGGATGGATGGTTGATGTGTGGTAAAGGAGATTTGGGGTTGGGGGACAGTgagagacaaagagaggaaTGATGGtgaaaagatagacacagaGAAAGTGGAAGAGGGTATATAGGCGGGACAGGGAGAGATACAGAGAGGTGGGGAATttagagagtgagagagagattgAAAAAGggaaaatgaaagatcagggaaaCAACGAGGCTGTGTATGTATGAGAATATGAAGGAACACTGGACATGGgtacgtgggtacaatgtcgTAGGGACTGAGCTGTATTCTGTATATATCACGACATGTATGTAATCAAGTGTGCAACAAACAATCCGccgattgacatcatgagcacctcCCAGCTGGGAGACTGAGGGACAGAGAGACTAGATAAACTGGAAATCTGGGAGACTAGGAGATTGGGAGACTTCCATGATTTGTTTAGTTTACCTCTTTCCAGAATGAGGCTGAGCGTGATTGTCCTGATCGTTTTCTGTGTTGCCTGCAATGCTACTGAGCTAGAGCATAAGCTGCAGGAGTTTGTACAAGGGCACGTGTTGGCTGGGCTGCCTCAGAAGGAGAGGATCCTGCTGGCACAACTGGTGGCTACAGCTGAAAGAAATGAGCTGAAGGAGTTCCTGGACTTGGTGGGGCCATTGCCTCTCTTACAGCTCATCTCAGGTAGGGTCATCACTTCTCTTACAGCTCATATCAGGTAGggtcaatatacatgtatatattacagCTCATAACAGGTAGggtcaatatacatgtacatgtatatattacagCTCATATCAGGTAGTATATGTTGTTCAGTGGCCACGagggggcatgggttgatgtacccttgatgttgatacattgcaatgtacctccCCTGTACGCGgggtatattgaaaatatagagcgctcagccagtcagaaaacCACATTGATGTGTGAGGGAAGATGATCATTACATGTCTTGTATCTCATCTTAGGTATTGGTTATTTCTTACGCCCCACATCACGTTGGTGTCATTACATCTCTTACAGCTCATTGCAGGTAGGGGGAATTACATCGTTACAACTCATCTCGGGTTTGGATCATCATATCTCTTATAGCTCGTCTCAGGTAGAGGTCATTAATCTCTTACAGCTTATCTCACTGTAGCTCCAAATAGCTCATTTCACGTAGGTGGAATTACATCCTTACAGCTCATCTCAGGTAGGTGGAATTGCATCCTTACAGTTCATCTCAGGTAGGTGGAATTACATCCTTACAGCTTATCTCAGGTAGGTGAAATTACATCCTTACAGCTCATCTAAGGTAGGTGGAATTACATCCTTACAGCTCATCTCAGGTAGGTGGAATTACATCCTTACAGTTCATTTCAAGTAGGTGGAATTACATCCTTACAGCTCATCTCAGATAGGTGGAATTACATCCTTACAGCACGTCTCAGGTAGGTGGAATTACATCCTTACAATTCATTTCAAGTAAGTGGAATTACATCCTTACAGCTCGTCTCAGGTAGGTGGAATTACATCCTTACAGCTTATCTCAGGTAGGTGAAATTACATCCTTACAGCTCATCTAAGGTAGGTGGAATTACATCCTTACAGCTCATCTCAGGTAGGTGGAATTACATCCTTACAGTTCATTTCAAGTAGGTGGAATTACATCCTTACAGCTCATCTCAGATAGGTGGAATTACATCCTTACAGCACGTCTCAGGTAGGTGGAATTACATCCTTACAATTCATTTCAAGTAAGTGGAATTACATCCTTACAGCTCGTCTCAGGTAGGTGGAATTACATCCTCACAGCTCATCTCAGATAGGTGGAATTACATCCTTACAGGTCGTCTCAGGTAGGTGGAATTACATGCTTGCAGCTCGTCTCAGGTAGGTGGAATTACATCCTTACAGCTCATCTCAGGTAGGTGGAATTACATCCTTACAGCTCATTTCAAGTAAGTGGAATTACATCGATGCAAGTTATCGCAGGTTGCGATCATTATATCTCTTACAGCTCATGTCATTGTAGGGGTCATTACATCTCTTATGACTCACTTTAAGTAGGGGCCGTTAACTGATTTTCCCAGTCATCTCGGGTAGGGCCATTGCCTGTATAACACATCATATCAGATAGGGTAAAACGTGTTATACTAGTCATATATATAAACCTATCTGCGATTTTTTCTACAGTAAAGTAGGTTCCTTCCAGAATCAGGTAGACTTCTGTCGTGACTTTGCACTGATTATTTCTAAACCCAGGGTTTAAATTGCACGTTTCGAAACCTCATGTCAGGTTAAATTTCGACTATGTCATAACCTAGATTTCGAAATGGTCGTTTTTCAACTTGATATGAATTTCGAGGTAAAGGATAAAACTCCGAGGGTTTGTTAGCAAATGTAAAAACCCACTGAGGAGGGAAAAAGTTTTGGCTGTCAGTCGCATCCCAGTTGACACCGAATGTTCCATCATTTACGGACTGTTCCAGCAATGTTGTTCTTCACAGTACGTGTACACAAAACATTTgcacaaactgaaaataatacacatatgtgttttacattcatgaCGATTCATAAGTCGGATGAAACACGACCCCGAGATGTACACCCTTGGAGTCGGAAAATTCCTTCATCTGCGGGTTTTACGTTtgctaccaaaacctcggagtcGTGTCTTATCCTCTACGGAATGGCTCACTTGAGTGAAGTTTAATTAGTTGTCTCAGAGTTCATCAGACCGTtttgttcagactcgattattcatagACCAGTTCGTGTCACACACATATTGCTGAATTTTGCTCACTAAAACACTTTTGCTATAATGTTTACATGTTAAATGATATCATTCAATTTTATGATATAATTGAAAAAAACCTTTAGTGACTGTCTAATTGATTGTCTGCTGACAGATAGTATCGCCTGAATACAACCGCCctcagaaacaatgtgcaaaaTGTGTGGGATGAATGTGCTCCACTCTTAGCACATACACTCTGGTCGGTTTAAATCTACCTGTAATCATTCCTCTGATACAACAAGCTAGTCCTAATTTCATTTGTATTGATGGTAACGCCTGTCTATGGATGATAATGCGTTGTAAGAGAAAGAGTTGTAATGTCACAACAACATAACACATATAGGCTGGCCTGCAATGTCCCCTAATCTGGTCCCACCGAACATGCATGGGGCATTATTAGAAGTCGGTTATTACGGTCTCCATATTACCCCCAGACTCTGGATGAACAGGCGTTACAGAGACAGTATCAAAACATTCCACAACAGCAGGTTTAAACGTTCATTTGCCCAAAGCAAGGACGTGTGAAGCTTGCATTTGTGTTCGTGATATCCATGCGCGTTATTGAACACTGCTTCGCTCTCCAAAACTGGCTTGGACTTTAATGTAACACTTTGCTGCATCAATTCAGCATATTTTGCACGGCTATTTTAGAGGCACttgctgttgatgttttgtaaGTCTGCTCCTTGCTCAATACCATTTCTTTTCATTATGTTAATCATGTGTATTAATAATTATTTATCATTCCACGATTTGTAATTTCAATagatgaaaatgtaatgagacTGAACTTTTGTGTTGTTAAAATTTTTTCTGAGGAGCATATTTACTATCCCCTTGAAACCCCTTAAAAACGAAAACCTGTTTGGTAATCTGGATTTTCATTGCCAGACAGTGCATGCTCTCTGCTGCACGACTTCAGGTGAAAGGTGATATTTGTTATgccaatgttttttttaatccttggaagaaatctcataaaaatcaACAGTTTCATGTAAAACTGATTGCTATCAACGCTTTTGTTACACATTTTTGGAGATTGCTTTGGCACAATAAGGAATAAATagattaataaaaatacaaatcgacTATGCGTTTTTTTGATAGTATATATGAAATGATTGCGGTTTCATAGATCTCATTCTTGCAAAAGTTAGATATGCTGGTCCCACGTGATAACAATATTTAATGTTTTCTCTGCACAGATCTGCCAGTTAAGGATATTCACAACTTGACCCGCTACCTCACACAGGTAAGTGAAGAGttgttttgttgacactgtcagATGACCTGGCATGGAGGTTGCTGGTATATATACTGTCCCGACAATCAAACTACATGTAAGAACTGTATCGACAGTCGAAAGATGCTTTTACAAAACGTTTATGTTACTGGCGATAAAAATCTGAGTGTATGTTAAATATCTGTATGTACGGTGAAGCATTATGACATTGTTGCACGTGCCTACGTGAGCCTGGTCTGGCGAAGCTTTGAACATTATTTAAGCTGTATTCCCAGAGTCATCACAGAGAAAACAGAGAAAGGAAACCCTAGTGGTGGTCACAGTTATTAATTTGTAGAAACCCAGAAACCTGGGAACATGATCATGACGAACCGTCCATCCAACAATCACAGGGGCGTGATGTGTTCGAGAGATACAACACTGCCATACGTATTGTATGGCGTATGTGACCATTGCCGATCCTCTATGATTCTTTAAACTGTTGCATCTTTGCTGAAGTTAGCTTTCTCGTCATCTGCTGAAGCTATGGCAGTTGCATTTCAGAACTTCCTAGACAGGTCCTGGTCTCCTTTACATTCTCCTTTCACCTTCTGTTTACGGGGCcactgaagatccggggtagaaaaggtcttcagcaacccacgcttgccacaaaaggccactatgcttgtcgcggCAGAATACCGGACACTTTctgccatctttgaaagcaaACATATGTTTGGTTAGGGTAGGGGTAAacattagggttagggtttggtttgggtttaGGGTATACTTAAGGTTTGGGTTATAATAAGATTTATGGTTGGGTTAGGATGACGTGACACAAGGTATCCGGTATTCTTTAACTGTACCCGTGTCGCAatatgcgactaacgggatcagatcgatgctcatactgttgatcactggattgtcaggtccagattcgattgtctacaatacagctggaatattgcccagtaAGGCGTATagctatactcattcactcactatttcaGGCCCTGATCGCAGAGGCGTCCAACATTCCACCGGCACTGCTTCACTGGAACCCGTTGTTCGGCATGCTTGGAATTCACGTCAACTGACGCCATCTTGTGACGTTCATCACCACGACGTGACCCTCTCTtgcttgaaatgttttcatgtatGATCGATTGATGTGTACTAAACCCTTACACGAacagaaaatgaatttcatgCATGTTCGTATTTCCACGCATGGCGAGGGTAGGTAAATCTGATTGCAATGTATTTTCTATGACATTCGAGGTTAATATGGGGCTTCTTAACCAACAAAGaggaaattgaaaaaaaacgtgCAGAATTTGGTCATTGGTCAGATTTCAGACCCCAGGTCCTATTGAGTTATGGGGAGCCAAAACCTGTTTGATTAGCAgcttttagaagttggtgagtaatATTGAAGTGAGATACTTTATGGATAGCAGCTTCAAGTAAGATTGTTTGACATCGGAGCAAGAAAATATACCACGTCACATAATatttaataaagaagttgttatccataaagagtcTCACGTCAGAGAAACCCGTGGTTACAATGCGTGACCTTGTTCGTCATTGTAACCCTATCCTTATGCTTTCACCGACTAGTCTGCATCGTGCTGACTAGATTCTTGACATCAGTCTCCATAGTTCCAAACTGCCAGCGAACTAACTTCACCAGAGGCAACGCCATGTTAGGATTCCACACATCTTACATCGAAAGTGGGTTCCCATGTAGAACGTGTTGCATATCTTACACAATCCGTTCAACCTGTTTTTCACCTGTTTCAATTTTTACAAGTCTACCCACGTAAACAAATATATGTGACTGAGCGTTTTCGTTCGCTGAGTAACTATTCTCAAGCGTGAGAAAACATTCGTTTAAAACTAATATAGCTAAAGGACGATAATCTGAAATCATTTACCTTACAAGGTGTCTACACGGGGAAATATGACATGCTTTAACTGAACATAAATAAAGCAGTTTGATAAGTGTTGGGCGCATACAGGACTCACATAAGAATAAGTAAAACAGCACTATGGAACATGTACGAGCAGCCTCAAAATAGAATAACTAAAACATCGCTTTGACACCTGTTCCAGCAACCTCGCCATCGGATAACTAAAAATATCACTATGACACCTATACCACCAACCTCACAGTCGAATAACTAAAACATCACCATGACACCTTTACCAGCAACCTCCCAATCGAATAACCAATGTTTTATTTCCACTCACcaacaaacatgtttgtgtACATTCTGTACGTATACGGGAATTTCgccaacacctggtgtcatcagtgATTTTTAGTGATTCATTCACATAGTTTTCCCAGATAtttctcatctcatctcatctcacctAAATATAATCAAATCCTTCTTTGACACTTTGTACACATTTTCCCTAAGGAATTCATAATTTATATTGTATTCAATTATCATAAGATAGCCTGCCAGTGTGATTGCCCTGCTCCGGGACTGATAATACTCACTCCTGCTAACTGTACACCGGAGGTTGTCTGGTTGGTCCGGCAAAATACTTTCCAAAAGAACTGGATTCCATAGTTTACGCTTTCTTGAAAAGAAAAACCTTGCCATTCAGTAATAAAAAACTGTCAAAGTTGGTGGTCTCTGGATGAGAGGATAAAATGTACAGGCAAAGGAAGATAATCTGAAGATATTTACGTTCCACGCTACCACATGAGCCTTGGGTCCAGTTCAATTTATCCAGCTTAACGCGCcgctcagcaatgttccagtaatatcacggacttcacacattgtgtacatgttgggaattgaacccgtgtcttcgacatgacgagcgaactctttaaccacaacATCTCTTCGACATACGAAATTCTGTTCAATCATTATGGAAATGGAAAAATGAAGATTTACGTGTTAATtcagacgtcatactgatgaaGAAATACGACAAGCTTTGGTGAAGTGATCTTAATTACCTCTTGAAACTACTCAGCAAGTGAGTGACTACTTCACTACTACAACTTCAGCAAAATATGCCCGGCCGCAAGTTCGCATCGGGCTAACAATCCGCTTTTAATCATGATTAACGACTGATTGTCGTGGTactgcgtgtgcgtgtgcgtgtgcgtgtgcgtgtgcgtgtgcgtgtgcgtgtgcgtgtgcgtgtgcttgtgcgtgtgcgtgtgcgtgtgcgtgtgcgtgtgcgtgtgcgtgtgcaaaTTCAGTATTTGGTTTCCTAAACCTCTAACGTTGATATCCATGGAAAGTCCATGGAAATCACGGAGCTGTAAAAGGCTGACATCACAAAACCAGTGTATTTACAGAACAGGTTATGTTTATTAACTTTTCGCTGAGGCCTTGTGTCAGTTCTGTTTTTCAGTCATCCTGTCAAATatctttcatagttttcctatccCACATTGTAGAATCCGTTGATATGTCGATAACAATGACATGCTAACGAGAGGCCATCTAGAGTCCATGTACCAATTGGCATTATACTGAGGGCATTCGCAACTATGCCTTTTATTTCACGTGATCTCATCATATGTTTGAATTTCAAACATATCTTCATTTAGCAATGTCATTAAAACAGGCTCTACTGACGTTTTAGGAGAATACTGCTACAAAGAATACTTTCACAAAGCATACAAAACATAATCCATTAGGCtgcacaaaaaaaataaatgtttcttgggcacattCTTTTAAAGGCttacgagggcggtaggactttttaattttgtttacagAAAAAGAAGTGACTcgggaggaacacatttcttTTCTCTCAGAGATACagtttgggaagtttagcacatgttaatAAGCTCTACATTCAGTCTTCAGACTCATTCTAACAGACACTGACTTTTAAAGTGGACAAACGGATGATCAGGACACGGACATGTCAAAAatcctttttttaaaaatggcaataaaaatctgttacgcgcacaaataaaagtaacGCGCCGATACCCGagaaaaaaatcagttttttttatttaacctTACTTTTTGTCTTTAAATATTTGTAACATGACTTGGCACCTCCTCTTAGACAACTTACCCACAcaaatattaattttcaaaaactgCTGCAGGAATGAATAATGACATGAAGGATATAATCAAATCTAacaattatttatattttcaattaCATAAACCCAAATAGTACTAGTGTACGCTCTCTTCTGTTCCACACTTTATTTTTAAGCAGCGATTAGCACTTTATCGGTGAAAACAATTTAAGAGTAAAAGACCATGATTCGACTTCTCACTGATTTTTCTGTGAGTGTACAGTGTTTCTGCAATGTTCACCAGAGAAACATTATGACTAACAATCAGTTTAGTAAGACAACAAGACAAGCAAGATGTACCTCCGTCTAAAACACCCCGATAAACCAGGGTATGTTCGTTTATTTATGCCATCACCAGCTACAGTGTACACTCGGGGCTACGGGGTTCTCTGAGTTCAATACGCTCCAGTCCAGTCATCTTACACAAGACAATCTGAAACGAAGAACAATGTATTTTAACCTAACATGTCTGACTAACAATCCAGTAAGTCAGCTCGTTGTTGCCAATAACAAGACACGGATTCTAGAGAGACGCAACTCTAGGcgcatatatatttgtatacatgcgatttcatttgtttaacgccacacattACAATATATAACGGCGTTAAATAATAGTTTTTCgatccgacaatccagtgactgcgTAATGAGTAATAATATGACATGCATCAGCAAACTTAGCGGCCTGTACACCTGATCTTGTTTTTACGATGAACATCGGCGAAAGAAAGGCAGCACCAACCGGGATCTTTGCTATGAAATGAGGATGCATATTAATGAAGTAAAGTCTGACTTTCTGGCCCATTATCAGATATCCAACGTTGTAGTACAAATGTACAGTTTGTTAGCTTGACccgagctactctacatatgtatgacccgggaggtcaaatggcacaaacagATGGTCAAGTTAACTTCACAAAATAGGGGTGCAGAGAATGTTGTTCTTCTTGTGTTCGTGCGAAACTCGAAATCATTTCATGATTTAATTGAATTGTTTTTATAGCCACAAGTTATCTACTTTGGTTCACTTTACAAAGTAAAGACAGTTACTTTCACAATCCGATTCACTGCTGCTGTTCGCTGCCAAGAGAGTAAGAACATTAAACCACCTGCAGCTAATTGTTTTGAGAAAGTTTGGACATTGCTCACGATTTTTTCGGCAATGAATGTCAAACGTCGACCTCGTCTCGGCTGTTCGACATGATGACAACCACCTTCACAATAACAGACCctaccagttgtgacacggtcacgcaatgcattagtattcacttgatcaggtcgaACTGAACACGCTGTAATGGCATGTAATTATAGGTTCCCTAACTACAGAATGTAAATGACTGTTTCCTATTTAAAGCAATATTATGGGATACTAATATAGCGCATATATCCACGCTTGTTGAATGCGCTGATATTTTCACATCGTCAGCAAACATTAATGCAAAGAGATTATCAACAATGACATTGATGTTAACACCATTTCCTCCAAAAAGTTCTAGAACTGAAAAGAGCTTGTTGATAAACACAAATAATAATGCATGTAAGAGTGAAGGATTTAACAAATGCTGACTCACTTGCTCACTGTGTGTTAGTCTGAGTTCCTATGTTCACCGTGTTCGTGTACTGATCTGAGTACAGCATCTTATCCAGCCATGCTACAAAATCCTTTCTGAAAGCAGCCAATTCCGCCATTGTGTCGGCAATGTTCGCTACATCTCTCTTGCCGTCGACACCACCTACTTCATCCTTTAGCTGTACCAGGCCATTCTCAAGTACATCTTCAACCCTATGGACGAGATTAATGAAGTCATCCTTCAAACACACCCAGAAGGTCTTCATTGTTTCCGCAATGTCGCGTTTCTCAAACCCTACTGTTCTGGTATTAGAATTAAAAACTGAACCTTCAAACATCTGCCCTATCTGAGGACCGACGTTTTCGAATTCCAGCTTTTCATTGCTCCAGAAGCCAGGCGTGTCATCGTTCACGTCTCGTTTTCCAAGAAGAATGGCGGTGGCTGAATTAGCGAGATTAGCTACGACAGCTCCCTCGACAGCGTGTCCGACTTGGTGTGCGACATTTTCTACCTCGTGTTTAAGATGGCTCCAGAAGTCCCGTTTTTCATCGCTGACATCTCGTTTTCGACCGAGCATGGCGGTGGCTGAATTGGCGAGATTAGCTACGACAGCTCCCTCGACAGCATGTCCGACTTGGTGTGCGACATTTTCTACCTCGTGTTTAAGATGGCTCCAGAAGTCCCGTTTTTCATCGCTGACATCTCGTTTTCGACCGAGCATGGCGGTGGCTGAATTGGCGAGATTAGCTACGACAGCTCCCTCGACAGCATGTCCGACTTGGTGTGCGACATTTTCTACCTCGTGTTTAAGATGGCTCCAGAAGTCCCGTTTTTCATCGCTGACATCTCGTTTTCGACCGAGCATGGCGGTGGCTGAATTGGCGAGATTAGCTACGACAGCTCCCTCGACAGCATGTCCGACTTGGTGTGCGACATTTTCTACCTCGTGTTTAAGATGGCTCCAGAAGTCACGTGTCACTGCAATGCCTTGTTGAGACGGAAGGGCACATGCAGTGCAGACAAGAACAGTTAGAAGACTGGCCATTACTGACATCTCCTGTATGAACGAAATATAGTCATAaatatttagtgagtgagtgagtgagtgagttataatttaacgttgcatcggcaatatttcagccatgacgAGAACAgacatgattataaagtaaatgtatatattataaaacccgtcgtcaaagtacggtaaaagaAGTAGAGTACCACATTTGAAATTTATAGCTAgaatatgaag is a window from the Haliotis asinina isolate JCU_RB_2024 chromosome 9, JCU_Hal_asi_v2, whole genome shotgun sequence genome containing:
- the LOC137296736 gene encoding uncharacterized protein, encoding MRLSVIVLIVFCVACNATELEHKLQEFVQGHVLAGLPQKERILLAQLVATAERNELKEFLDLVGPLPLLQLISDLPVKDIHNLTRYLTQALIAEASNIPPALLHWNPLFGMLGIHVN
- the LOC137297363 gene encoding uncharacterized protein — translated: MASLLTVLVCTACALPSQQGIAVTRDFWSHLKHEVENVAHQVGHAVEGAVVANLANSATAMLGRKRDVSDEKRDFWSHLKHEVENVAHQVGHAVEGAVVANLANSATAMLGRKRDVSDEKRDFWSHLKHEVENVAHQVGHAVEGAVVANLANSATAMLGRKRDVSDEKRDFWSHLKHEVENVAHQVGHAVEGAVVANLANSATAILLGKRDVNDDTPGFWSNEKLEFENVGPQIGQMFEGSVFNSNTRTVGFEKRDIAETMKTFWVCLKDDFINLVHRVEDVLENGLVQLKDEVGGVDGKRDVANIADTMAELAAFRKDFVAWLDKMLYSDQYTNTVNIGTQTNTQ